In a genomic window of Muntiacus reevesi chromosome 1, mMunRee1.1, whole genome shotgun sequence:
- the THG1L gene encoding probable tRNA(His) guanylyltransferase isoform X1 → MWAAGTLKVRDCLAATSVTLRRCLKLGATMAKSKFEYVRDFEADDTCLPHCWVVVRLDGRNFHRFAEKHSFIKPNDSRALHLMTKCAQTVMNELEDIVIAYGQSDEYSFVFKRKSNWFKRRASKFMTHVVSQFASSYVFYWRDYFEDQPLLYPPGFDGRVVVYPSNQTLKDYLSWRQADCHINNLYNTVFWALVQQSGLTPLQAQERLQGTLAADKNEILFSEFNINYNNEPLMYRKGTVLIWQKVEEITTKEVKLPAEMEGKKMAVTRTRTVVVPLHCNIIGDAFWKEHPEILDEDS, encoded by the exons ATGTGGGCTGCTGGTACATTGAAAGTTCGCGATTGCTTGGCTGCTACTTCCGTCACTCTGAGACGGTGCTTGAAATTGGGAGCGActatggcaaaaagcaaattcGAGTACGTGCGGGACTTCGAGGCTGACGACACATGCCTGCCCCACTGCTGGGTGGTGGTACGGCTGGACGGCAGGAATTTCCATCG GTTTGCTGAGAAACACAGCTTTATAAAACCTAATGACAGCCGTGCTCTTCATCTAATGACCAAATGTGCCCAAACTGTAATGAACGAACTGGAGGATATTGTGATTGCATATGGACAGAGTGATGAGTACAGCTTTGTGTTCAAGCGAAAAAGCAATTGGTTTAAAAGAAGAGCCAG TAAGTTTATGACTCACGTGGTTTCCCAGTTCGCCTCCAGCTATGTGTTTTATTGGCGGGATTATTTTGAGGACCAGCCACTTCTGTATCCCCCAGGCTTTGATGGAAGAGTCGTGGTGTATCCTAGCAACCAAACTCTAAAGGACTATCTCAGCTGGCGGCAAGCAGATT GTCACATCAATAATCTTTATAATACAGTGTTCTGGGCACTTGTGCAGCAGTCTGGCTTAACACCATTACAAGCCCAAGAGAGATTACAG ggAACTCTTGCAGCAGACAAgaatgagattttattttctgaattcaaCATCAACTACAATAACGAGCCACTGATGTATAGGAAGGGGACCGTGTTGATATGGCAGAAG GTGGAGGAAATCACAACAAAAGAAGTTAAGCTGCCAgcagaaatggaaggaaaaaagatgGCGGTGACCCGGACCAGGACTGTGGTGGTGCCCTTACACTGCAATATCATTGGGGATGCTTTCTGGAAGGAACATCCAGAGATCCTAGATGAAGACAGCTGA
- the THG1L gene encoding probable tRNA(His) guanylyltransferase isoform X2 encodes MTHVVSQFASSYVFYWRDYFEDQPLLYPPGFDGRVVVYPSNQTLKDYLSWRQADCHINNLYNTVFWALVQQSGLTPLQAQERLQGTLAADKNEILFSEFNINYNNEPLMYRKGTVLIWQKVEEITTKEVKLPAEMEGKKMAVTRTRTVVVPLHCNIIGDAFWKEHPEILDEDS; translated from the exons ATGACTCACGTGGTTTCCCAGTTCGCCTCCAGCTATGTGTTTTATTGGCGGGATTATTTTGAGGACCAGCCACTTCTGTATCCCCCAGGCTTTGATGGAAGAGTCGTGGTGTATCCTAGCAACCAAACTCTAAAGGACTATCTCAGCTGGCGGCAAGCAGATT GTCACATCAATAATCTTTATAATACAGTGTTCTGGGCACTTGTGCAGCAGTCTGGCTTAACACCATTACAAGCCCAAGAGAGATTACAG ggAACTCTTGCAGCAGACAAgaatgagattttattttctgaattcaaCATCAACTACAATAACGAGCCACTGATGTATAGGAAGGGGACCGTGTTGATATGGCAGAAG GTGGAGGAAATCACAACAAAAGAAGTTAAGCTGCCAgcagaaatggaaggaaaaaagatgGCGGTGACCCGGACCAGGACTGTGGTGGTGCCCTTACACTGCAATATCATTGGGGATGCTTTCTGGAAGGAACATCCAGAGATCCTAGATGAAGACAGCTGA